A window of the Hordeum vulgare subsp. vulgare chromosome 5H, MorexV3_pseudomolecules_assembly, whole genome shotgun sequence genome harbors these coding sequences:
- the LOC123396845 gene encoding 60S ribosomal protein L27-like, with translation MVKFLKPGKAVILLQCRYAGKKAAIVHVFEEGTHDRPYGHCLVAGLAKYPKKVIRKDSAKKTAKKSRVKVFLKLVNFTHPMIPHDST, from the coding sequence atggtgaagttcctGAAGCCGGGCAAGGCGGTGATCCTGCTGCAGTGCAGGTACGCCGGGAAGAAGGCGGCGATCGTGCACGTGTTCGAGGAGGGCACCCACGACCGCCCCTACGGGCACTGTCTAGTCGCCGGCCTGGCCAAATACCCGAAGAAGGTGATCCGCAAGGACTCGGCCAAGAAGACGGCCAAGAAGTCTCGCGTCAAGGTCTTCCTCAAGCTCGTCAACTTCACCCAccccatgattccacatgattcgacatga